From the Streptomyces sp. SN-593 genome, the window CTCCGGCCTGTACAACGGGGTCGTCGACAAACTGGCGAAGGCCGGCGGCTGGGTCAGCGCCCACATCGTCGACCCGTTCGTCTCCCACGTGAAGAGCGCCTTCGGCATCCACTCGCCGTCGACCGTGTTCGCGGGCATCGGCGGGTTCCTGATCTCGGGCCTGTACAACGGCGTCGTCGACAAACTGGCCGGGATCGGCAAGTGGGTCTCGGCCAACATCAAGGCGCCGCTGGTCGGGGCCATCGTGAAGCCGGCGTCGTGGCTGCACAGTGCGGGCGGCAACATCATCAGTGGCCTGGTGTCGGGGACGTGGGACTGGCTCGCGCAGAAGGGACACGACTTCAAGTCGTGGGCCAGCAAGATCAAGGACAAGATCGTTGACGCGGTGGTCGACGTCTTCGACATCAACTCCCCGTCCAAGGTGATGATGGAGTACGGCGGGCACATCGTGGCCGGCCTGGCGAAGGGCATGCTCCAGGGCAAGGACGCGCTCAAGGCGGTGGCGAAGGAGGCGTTCCACTCCCCGCTGGAGGCTGCGAAGGCGCTGGTGTCCAACGGCGTGAGCCTGCCGGCGAAGTGGGCGGCGAAGCTGTTGTCGGCGAAGACTCCGGGCGCCGGCTCGGGGGCGCCTCTGGCGCCGGGTGTGGCGTCGGCGCAGAAGTACGCGTCGGGTCTCGTCGGTCAGATGTGGCCGAAGAGCGCCAGCTCGGAGATGTCCGCGCTGATCAAGCTGTGGAATGGCGAGTCGGGCTGGCGGGCCAACGCGGAGAACATGTCCTCGGGCGCCTACGGCATTCCGCAGGCGCTCCCCGCCAGCAAGATGGCGGCCGCCGGCTCGGACTGGCGGACGAACGCGGCCACACAGATCCGGTGGGGCCTGTCGTACATCAAGGGCCGGTATGGCGACCCCATGACCGCGTGGGCGAGTTGGAACTCCCACTCGCCGCACTGGTACGCGAAGGGTGGTCTCGCGCAGTTCGGCGAGACGGCCTGGGTGGGCGAGAAGGGCCCGGAGCTGATGCAGGTGACCCGGAAGGGCACCCGCATCTACAACAACACGGACTCCCTCGCCCTCGCCAAGGGTGCGGGGATCAAGATCCCCGGCTACGCGACGGGCACCGTCACGGCCGCGCAGGCGAAGGTGGACAGCGCTCAGCGGGCCTACGAGGCGGCAAAGGAGCGGGAGGATCGGGCTCGCGGTAAGGCGGCTCTGGCGGCGGCGAAGGCCGACTTGCGGGCGGCGCAGTTGCGGCTGTCGGCGGCGAAGAAGGAGTTGGCTGCGGCGACGGCGGCGGCGAAGCGGTCCAAGGCCGCGCGCACCACCGTGGCGAACGCCATCTCCAACGGGTTCCTGAAGACGCTGGAGACCGGGACCGCGTCGGCCATCGCGTCGGCCGTGAAGTCGATGAACACCAAGTTGCAGAATGCCGGGTACGGCAGCTTGGTCGCGGGCAACAACCGGACCGCGACCAAGCTCGGGGCTCTGGCGACGCAGAAGGCCAGCATCGCCTCGCAGATCTCCGCGGCGAAGTCCTACGCGTCGGATCAGGCTTCGTCCCTGGGCGACTACCTGGGTATCGGGGACACGTCGGCGACGTCGGTGTCCAGCCTGATCGCACAGATGCAGCAGTCCCAGTCGACGGGGCGCTCGTTCGCGTCGGAGATCGCGAAGCTCAGCAAGATGGGGTTGAACAAGACCCTTCTCGCACAGGTTGCGGATCAGGGCCCGGGCGGGTCGCTGGCGTCGATGCTCGCCGGCGCGTCGTCCTACGACATCAAGCAGCTCAACGCCCTCGCCACCAGCCAGAACAAGCTGACGTCGTCTTTTGGCAACACGATGGCGGACGCCATGTACGACAGCGGCGCGCAGGCCGGGAAGGGCTTCCTCACCGGCCTCCAGGCGCAAGAGACCGCGATCCAGAAGGAGATGAACAAGCTCGCCGAGGGCATGGTTTCGGCGATCAAGAAGAAGCTGAAGATCAAGAGCCCGTCGCAGGTGTTCCGTGACCAGGTCGGCAAGCAGGTCGCGCTCGGTATGGCGGCGGGCATCGCGGCGCACGGTCCGAAGGCCGTGTTGGCGGCTCAGCGCATGGCGGACATGACCGCGGCAGTGCGCGCCAAGGGCGGTACCGGCACGGGTGCGGCTGCCGCCGTCCACGAGACCCACGTTCACGTGCATTTCGATGACGAGGCCCTGCGCGGGCTGATCGACGTGCAGGTTAAGCAGGGCGTCGAGGCGGGGCACGCGGATCTGGTGGCGGCGGCACGGAACACCGGGGGGTACTGATGGCGATCCCCGGGAACTTCCTCAGTGCTGTTGCGGAGATGGTCGATCCGGATACGTCCGGGTGGACTACCACCCTGAACTGCACCAAGTCGCTGGGTTCGGGTGGCCGGAATGGCGACGGCGTCCTGACGCTCACCAGCGTGGCGTCCGGCGACATGCAGGCTGCGACGTCCGCGGCGTACAGGGTGACCGCTGGGACGGCGTATCAGGCGTTCGCGGATGCGGCCTCATCCACCCAGCCGGAGCGCATCGGTATCCAGTGGCTCAACGCGAGCTACGCGGCGGTGGGGACGGCGGCCTGGTCGCTGACGACGGACGCTGCGTCGGCGTCGTGGCACAGGATCAGTGTGGCCGCGACGGCGCCGGTGGGTGCGATCTACGCCCGGGTAGCGCTGTCGGCCACCACCACGGCGGCCGCCCGGACGCACTTCTTCGAGAACGTGTACCTGGGGCCGCCGCAGCGGACGAGCGGAAACCTGCTCAGCTTCAACGCCGAGTCCGGCGGAGACGTGGATGGCACCGCGTGGGTGGCGGACGCGAACTGCACGGTGACCAGGGACGTTCCGGTCGTGACGTGGCCGGTCAACTGGTACCTGTCCGGCGGCGAGGTCGTGAAGGCCACGACCACCGCCAACGGCAACATGGCAGTGCGGTGTGCGGAGGCGCCCAGCGTGCAGCCGGGCGTGGACTACCGCGGCTACCTGTACATCAACGCCCCCACGTCCACGTCCGCGTGCTGGGTGGAGCTGCGGTGGATGGACGGCACCGGGACGCTCATCTCCACCAAGAGGGCTGCTCTGGCGTCCCCGGCGGCGGTGGGCTGGTACCGGCAGATCGTGTCCGGCGTGGCCCCGGCGGGTGCGGATCACGTCGTGCTGGCCGCTGGCGTGACGTCGGCTACCGCCGCCCAGGTGCTGCGGGTGGAGGGCGCCACGATTCAGCAGGCGGCCACGGCGCCGGTGGCGATCGGCACGGTCATGCCGTATGAGGACGCCAGCTTCGAGCAGGGCGTCGGGCAGTGGACGGTCGCCAGCGGTGTGGCGACGATCGCCCGGTCCACGCCGTGGGGGGCCTCCGGGTACGACGGCGTGTACGCCATGGTCGTGACGTCTTCTACAGCCACAACGAGCGTGCTGGCGTCCG encodes:
- a CDS encoding phage tail tape measure protein; the encoded protein is MALTSTGVRYDVIAKDSASKVFDKIGKQAGKTDGILGKAAKSAAKYGAVMGGAVAAGLVVAADKAVAFQTEMTKISTQAGGTTKDVGVLSKQVLQLGKYSEQGPQQLADSMYHLKSIGLDNVAAMKDLKVASDLAAVGGSNLEDTTNALGGAWRSGIKGAETFSKSAATVNAVIGAGNMRMEDFVSAIGTGILPSAKSFGLSLKSVGSALALMTDEGIPAVDAATRLRMSISLLGAPSGKAEDQLKKIGLTGTDLAKEMRSPAGLVGAIGLLKTKLDASGLSAVQQSQVISRAFGGGRSSSGILTLLNNYDVLVQKQAQITKSMAKFPSAVAQQRKTVQAQMDLIKSNLDVTAIEIGDKVLPAASKAVVYLNKTALPTIGKVSLSLERMIPVNRIEGDLKQATGFVSDFVTGLEGPKKAKVEVTPEVKKLSQLPASALEFGDVLPKKAAVPFPVSEGLIPSMPKPAVKKQAESQAQQLGDTLRKAMSDGLGDAVKGLDWKGLGGTLGKGLDSAFGYVASHSKTLGEKVSKAIQGIDWVEVGKDFGTTALPLAIGFIDNIFAPLFTVDFWKKHWLDTIIAVVSVVPVGKVFDAIGGLFAKLPWGKLGDVIGDGLSKIPWGKSLDWAKWIGRTGKTAGKAVGDLVSRIGTELKDSFSRTFPSVATWFGREIGLIPTRLGVMGLELKAALKNGFESVTDSVPGVSGKLIRAVLRYFTKFTFYNAGINLISGLYNGVVDKLAKAGGWVSAHIVDPFVSHVKSAFGIHSPSTVFAGIGGFLISGLYNGVVDKLAGIGKWVSANIKAPLVGAIVKPASWLHSAGGNIISGLVSGTWDWLAQKGHDFKSWASKIKDKIVDAVVDVFDINSPSKVMMEYGGHIVAGLAKGMLQGKDALKAVAKEAFHSPLEAAKALVSNGVSLPAKWAAKLLSAKTPGAGSGAPLAPGVASAQKYASGLVGQMWPKSASSEMSALIKLWNGESGWRANAENMSSGAYGIPQALPASKMAAAGSDWRTNAATQIRWGLSYIKGRYGDPMTAWASWNSHSPHWYAKGGLAQFGETAWVGEKGPELMQVTRKGTRIYNNTDSLALAKGAGIKIPGYATGTVTAAQAKVDSAQRAYEAAKEREDRARGKAALAAAKADLRAAQLRLSAAKKELAAATAAAKRSKAARTTVANAISNGFLKTLETGTASAIASAVKSMNTKLQNAGYGSLVAGNNRTATKLGALATQKASIASQISAAKSYASDQASSLGDYLGIGDTSATSVSSLIAQMQQSQSTGRSFASEIAKLSKMGLNKTLLAQVADQGPGGSLASMLAGASSYDIKQLNALATSQNKLTSSFGNTMADAMYDSGAQAGKGFLTGLQAQETAIQKEMNKLAEGMVSAIKKKLKIKSPSQVFRDQVGKQVALGMAAGIAAHGPKAVLAAQRMADMTAAVRAKGGTGTGAAAAVHETHVHVHFDDEALRGLIDVQVKQGVEAGHADLVAAARNTGGY